AACAGATGTGACGTAGGCATATGTTTGAACAACTGCGTGAATCGAAGTGTCTGAAAAATTCAAAAATTAAAAGCACAAATGACCAAACCTTAATTGCAGATTACTAAATAGACGCCAGCAAAATGCTGGCATTTTTATAGAGGTTTGAAATGCCTAAATTATATATCGACCTTGAAACCTTCAGCGAGGTTAATTTACTTACCTGCGGGACGCATGTTTATGCGTCAAATTCGGAGATATTGTTGATAGCGTATGCCATCGGCGATGCTCCGGCTAAAGTCATTATCGGTGGGCAGTTTAATGAAGAGTTACTGCAGGTGTGGAACGACCCAGATTACTACGTGGTTGCGCATAACAGCCATTTTGACCGTACCGTACTGGCTGCGCACGGTTATACATTACCGATTGAGCGATGGTATGACACTATGGTTAAAGCGTTTGCACACTCACTACCCGGCCGGCTGGGGGTACTTAGTGAGGTTTTTAGGTTACCCTCGGATAAAGCCAAGGATAAGGAGGGGCGGAGGTTGATTTTGTTGTTCTGCAAACCTCGGCCGAAAAGCTCTAAATTACGGCGCGCGAGTCAACACACCCACCCTGAAGAGTGGCAGCGTTTTGTTGAGTATGCGCGCTTAGACGTTGAAGCCATGCGCGAGATAGATAAACTAACCCCAAAATGGAATTACTTAAGTAGCGAACTGGCGCTGTGGCACCTAGATCAACGTATTAATGATCGCGGTGTGTGTATCGATACAGAGCTGGTTTGTAATGCGATTAAGGCTATTGACCTCGCGCAGAAAGTCCTGGCAAGTAAAACATCAAAGGCAACTAACGGCGATGTAGTATCGGCAAATAAGCGTGATGCTTTACTAAAGTACATACTGGAAGCATACGGTATTGAGCTGCCGGATATGCAGAAATCTACGTTAGAAAGACGGCTGAATGATCCTGATTTGCCTGAAGCTGTTAAGGAGTTATTGCTATTACGTCTTAATACAGCTACGACAAGTACTGCCAAATATAAAACACTGTTCAGGTCAACTAGTGCCGATGGAAGACTGCGGGGCACGCTGCAGTTTGATGGTGCTACACGCACAGGGCGTTGGGCGGGCCGAATGTTTCAACCGCAGAATCTGCCCCGTCCTACTTTAAAGCAGGATGATATCAATTTAGGCATAACAGCGCTTAAAGCTGGCGGCGCGGAGCTTGTTTATGACGATATTATGGAGTTAACGTCATCAGCAATCAGAGGTTGTATCGTGGCCCCTGCAGGTAGCAAGCTGGTGATTGCTGACCTTTCTAATATTGAAGGTCGTGTTCTGGCATGGCTGGCTGGGGAGGAATGGAAGCTGGAGGCGTTTCGTGATTATGACAGGGGTACAGGGCATGACCTGTATAAGCTGGCTTATGCCAAAGCTTTTAATATACGTCCAGAAGACGTTAATAAATCACAACGTCAGATTGGTAAAGTTATGGAACTGGGGCTCGGATATGAAGGTGGTGTGGGTGCGTTCCTTACGTTCGCGGCCAATTACGGTATTGATCTGGAAGCCATGGCAGAACAGGCCGTAATTCCTGACGAGATATGGCAGGAAGCGCAGCGCGCTTGGGATTGGTTTGTTGAGCAAAAGCGGCCTACTTTCGGGCTGTCTAACACCGTATGGTGCGTTTGTGATTCGTTTAAGCGTACATGGCGTCAGGCACATATTAAGGTGTCTACATTCTGGAAAGACCTTGAGCGTGCCGCTGTCAAGGTCATAAGCACAGGGCGAACAATGCAGTGCAGAAGGCTAACGCTGGACAGACAAGGCGCATGGTTGCGCATTCGCCTGCCTTCAGGACGGTTTGTTTGCTACCCCGCCGCATGTGTAAATGATGAAGATAAATTGTCTTATATGGGTATAGACCAGTATAAGAAAAAATGGACACGTATCAAGACTTACGGCGGCAAGCTCGTAGAGAACGTAACGCAGGCCGTTGCCCGCGATATCTTGGCGGACTCCATGCCTAAAATTGAGGCAGCGGGATATAGGATAGTGCTGACCGTGCATGATGAAATTATCAGTGAAGCACCGGATAACGGTGCTTTTTCACACGAAGCGCTCGCTTCGCTTATGGCTACAAATCCTTCATGGGCACAAGGATTACCCCTTGCTGCCGCCGGATTTGAAGACTACCGCTATAGAAAGGATTAACAAGGTATGAGGGAATCCGTAATCGAAAAAGCCCTTGTTAAGGCGGTAAAAGCGGCGGGAGGCTACTGCCGGAAGGTACAGTTTATCGGGCATCGGGGAGCGCCAGACCGCTTGATTATGCTGCCGGGTAGATTGATATGGGTCGAACTTAAAGCCCCGGGAGAGCGCGCTAAACCCCATCAGGTGCGAGAGCACCAGCGCTTATCAGAAGCAGGTCAGACGGTACTAGTGATAGATGACCTGAATAAGATTAAGGAGATATTCGGATGAGAGATTTCACTCCGCGGGCGTATCAGGAACTTATTATTAAATGCATTTATGAAAAGCCCCGCACTGCAATTTGGGCTGGCATGGGCATGGGTAAAACAGTGTCTACACTAACTGCACTAGATGGCTTAAGCCTTCTATCAAGCCATCCGAAATTGGTGTTGGCTCCTCTGCGCGTTGCCGCCAGTACGTGGCCAGATGAGGCACGAAAATGGGGGCACATAACATCCGAAGTGGTACCTATAGTAGGTGACGCCAAACAGCGGCGCGCAGCTTTGTTACAGGATGCAGAAATATACACTATCAATTACGAAAACATTCCATGGTTGATTGAAGAGCTGGGTAACCGCTGGCCGTTCGATACAGTGGTGGCAGACGAGTCCACCAAGCTCAAATCATATCGCAGTCGTCAAGGAGGTAAGCGCGCTCGCTCATTGGCACAAGTTGCATTCCTGAGCGAACGTTTCATTGAACTTACAGGCACACCTTCGCCCAACGGTATACTTGACCTTTGGGGGCAATTATATTTTCTGGATAAAGGGTTGCGTCTTGGGCGCAGCTACACTGCATTTGTAAATCGATGGTTTCGCCCAGTGCGAGTTGGAAA
This portion of the Snodgrassella alvi genome encodes:
- a CDS encoding VRR-NUC domain-containing protein, whose translation is MRESVIEKALVKAVKAAGGYCRKVQFIGHRGAPDRLIMLPGRLIWVELKAPGERAKPHQVREHQRLSEAGQTVLVIDDLNKIKEIFG
- a CDS encoding DNA polymerase, whose protein sequence is MIAYAIGDAPAKVIIGGQFNEELLQVWNDPDYYVVAHNSHFDRTVLAAHGYTLPIERWYDTMVKAFAHSLPGRLGVLSEVFRLPSDKAKDKEGRRLILLFCKPRPKSSKLRRASQHTHPEEWQRFVEYARLDVEAMREIDKLTPKWNYLSSELALWHLDQRINDRGVCIDTELVCNAIKAIDLAQKVLASKTSKATNGDVVSANKRDALLKYILEAYGIELPDMQKSTLERRLNDPDLPEAVKELLLLRLNTATTSTAKYKTLFRSTSADGRLRGTLQFDGATRTGRWAGRMFQPQNLPRPTLKQDDINLGITALKAGGAELVYDDIMELTSSAIRGCIVAPAGSKLVIADLSNIEGRVLAWLAGEEWKLEAFRDYDRGTGHDLYKLAYAKAFNIRPEDVNKSQRQIGKVMELGLGYEGGVGAFLTFAANYGIDLEAMAEQAVIPDEIWQEAQRAWDWFVEQKRPTFGLSNTVWCVCDSFKRTWRQAHIKVSTFWKDLERAAVKVISTGRTMQCRRLTLDRQGAWLRIRLPSGRFVCYPAACVNDEDKLSYMGIDQYKKKWTRIKTYGGKLVENVTQAVARDILADSMPKIEAAGYRIVLTVHDEIISEAPDNGAFSHEALASLMATNPSWAQGLPLAAAGFEDYRYRKD